One Roseimaritima multifibrata DNA window includes the following coding sequences:
- the lpxD gene encoding UDP-3-O-(3-hydroxymyristoyl)glucosamine N-acyltransferase, with translation MSTNARPSPETIDGLLLIPWPRRAPVNLLTLEYLAKIVDGHVIGDCSIHCADARPLQEASTGQITLLDDPKRISDVEAAGVAAVVVAAAIPNCTIPQLVSKLPHAAFAKIVEQFRPCVVRDFSGISPAAQINETAQIGAGCAIHPGVHIGKGAVIGDGTTLMPGVIVMPNCKVGANCLLFPGVVLYEYTVLESDVTIHAGSILGAYGFGYRQQDGQHVRTAQLGYVHVEANVEIGAGATIDRGTYGTTRIGTGTKVDNQVMIAHNCQIGKHNLICSQVGIAGSCRTGDYVVLAGQVGLKDHVVLGDAAIVGAQAGVMENLDGNKVYLGSPATSQREQMRIMAVERKLPDMRRALQRLTKEVAALTSQIEANGAPVAAGQTSDAAENKAA, from the coding sequence TTGAGTACCAATGCGCGTCCGTCTCCCGAAACCATCGACGGACTGCTACTGATTCCATGGCCAAGGAGGGCTCCGGTGAACTTATTGACGCTCGAATACCTGGCGAAAATCGTCGACGGGCACGTGATTGGGGATTGCAGCATCCACTGCGCCGACGCGCGCCCCTTACAGGAAGCCTCGACGGGCCAGATTACTTTGCTCGATGACCCGAAACGAATTTCGGACGTCGAAGCTGCTGGAGTTGCTGCGGTGGTGGTTGCCGCTGCCATCCCCAACTGCACCATTCCACAACTTGTTTCCAAACTGCCCCACGCGGCGTTTGCAAAAATCGTGGAACAATTCCGCCCCTGTGTTGTGCGAGATTTCTCGGGCATCAGTCCGGCGGCACAAATCAACGAAACAGCTCAAATCGGCGCCGGATGTGCCATCCATCCTGGCGTCCACATCGGCAAAGGGGCCGTCATCGGCGACGGCACGACCCTGATGCCCGGTGTGATCGTGATGCCAAACTGCAAGGTCGGCGCGAACTGCTTGCTCTTTCCTGGCGTGGTCCTTTACGAATACACGGTCCTGGAATCCGACGTGACGATCCATGCCGGATCGATCCTGGGTGCCTATGGATTCGGATACCGACAACAGGATGGCCAACACGTCCGAACGGCTCAGCTTGGTTACGTCCACGTGGAAGCCAATGTAGAGATCGGAGCTGGCGCAACGATCGACCGCGGGACCTATGGGACAACTCGAATTGGTACCGGGACAAAAGTCGATAATCAGGTGATGATCGCCCACAACTGCCAAATCGGAAAACACAACCTGATCTGCTCGCAGGTCGGCATCGCCGGCAGTTGCCGGACCGGAGATTACGTGGTGCTGGCTGGCCAGGTTGGCCTGAAGGACCATGTCGTCCTTGGCGATGCCGCAATCGTGGGCGCGCAAGCCGGAGTCATGGAAAATCTGGATGGAAACAAAGTCTATCTAGGCAGCCCTGCCACTTCGCAACGTGAACAGATGCGAATCATGGCGGTCGAACGCAAGCTGCCAGATATGCGTCGAGCCCTGCAGAGGCTGACCAAAGAGGTCGCTGCACTGACGTCTCAAATCGAAGCGAACGGCGCCCCCGTCGCCGCTGGGCAAACATCCGATGCAGCTGAGAATAAAGCGGCCTAA
- a CDS encoding LpxI family protein: MTDTANTALRSGARLTPNRANADKPTIGIIAGWGRFPVLVAEAAKREGYGVACVGIKDHADAELARICDHFQWMGVAKFGSHMRFFRRHGADQIAMAGKLFKSQILFSGSLIWRHLPDYTCLRSLAPLLLSRRRDARDDSLLSRITQTYLDRGIDVRPATDFAPELLVKEGFLTRRRVSAAQQQDIEFGWQIAKQMGGLDIGQSITVKDGTVLAVEAVEGTDACIERTGDLCKQKGWTLVKVAKPNQDMRFDVPTIGPQTIDRVQRAGGTAIAIEANQTIVVDEAELIQAAEAAGIAIVARRSQAAAAAA; the protein is encoded by the coding sequence ATGACTGACACCGCCAACACAGCCCTTCGATCGGGCGCCCGGCTAACCCCTAACCGGGCGAACGCGGACAAACCAACCATCGGAATCATTGCCGGCTGGGGACGATTTCCGGTACTGGTTGCCGAAGCGGCTAAACGAGAAGGATATGGAGTCGCATGCGTCGGGATCAAAGACCATGCGGATGCCGAACTGGCACGAATTTGCGATCATTTCCAGTGGATGGGGGTCGCCAAATTTGGATCCCACATGCGATTCTTCCGGCGACATGGTGCAGATCAGATCGCGATGGCCGGGAAACTATTTAAGTCTCAGATCCTTTTTTCGGGTTCCTTAATCTGGCGTCACTTACCCGATTACACCTGCCTTCGCTCGCTGGCTCCGCTGCTCCTTTCACGGCGCCGCGATGCACGCGATGACAGCTTGCTATCCCGTATCACTCAAACCTATCTTGACCGTGGCATCGACGTCCGCCCGGCCACCGACTTTGCTCCGGAGTTACTCGTGAAAGAAGGCTTCCTCACCCGCAGACGAGTGTCCGCGGCACAACAACAAGACATCGAATTCGGCTGGCAAATCGCGAAACAAATGGGCGGCCTAGACATCGGCCAAAGCATTACCGTCAAGGATGGAACCGTCCTGGCTGTCGAGGCGGTCGAGGGAACCGATGCTTGCATCGAGCGAACCGGAGACCTATGCAAGCAGAAAGGCTGGACGCTCGTTAAAGTCGCTAAACCAAACCAAGACATGCGATTTGATGTTCCGACGATCGGCCCCCAAACGATCGATCGAGTCCAAAGGGCAGGGGGGACCGCCATCGCAATCGAAGCCAACCAAACGATCGTGGTTGACGAAGCGGAATTGATCCAAGCCGCCGAAGCTGCAGGGATCGCAATCGTCGCTCGGCGAAGCCAAGCCGCTGCCGCCGCTGCGTAG
- a CDS encoding DNA cytosine methyltransferase: MLQILEFFAGIGGVAEAIRQQPQLGRISQAVDIDGQAGAVYAHNFGQTPRVAAIESAKSWESKIAWREADTWWLSPPCQPYCRRGNQSENDPRRAAFQQVMLSLKQAADGRPRQIAMENVPEFRGTPDHQAWLELLRELHYEVCESVLCPTAWGFPNRRQRYYLTAIHSPANSLARPPAAIPPPIPITLPPAKHRPLDGFLEKDPPLECWVDEGELDAKRPGLNIVDGENRDTACTACFTSGYGKSILQAGSYLQVDSRLRRFSPLEIARLLGFSDEFNWPEMPEPIRMRRKWKLLGNSLSIPVVRAVLSSLVRD; encoded by the coding sequence ATGCTGCAAATCCTCGAATTTTTTGCGGGAATCGGCGGGGTTGCCGAAGCGATCCGCCAACAACCTCAGCTTGGCAGAATCAGCCAAGCTGTCGACATCGACGGGCAAGCCGGAGCGGTCTACGCCCATAACTTCGGACAGACGCCGCGAGTTGCCGCCATTGAATCCGCGAAGAGCTGGGAATCAAAAATTGCCTGGCGAGAGGCAGACACATGGTGGCTATCCCCCCCATGCCAGCCCTACTGCCGGCGCGGAAACCAATCCGAAAACGACCCTCGCCGTGCCGCGTTCCAACAGGTTATGCTGTCTTTAAAACAGGCCGCAGACGGACGCCCCAGACAGATTGCGATGGAAAACGTTCCGGAATTTCGTGGCACACCGGACCACCAAGCATGGCTAGAACTCCTGCGTGAACTTCATTACGAGGTCTGCGAATCGGTCCTCTGCCCAACGGCTTGGGGATTTCCCAACCGCCGCCAACGGTACTACCTAACGGCCATTCATTCCCCGGCAAATAGCCTCGCCCGCCCCCCCGCTGCGATCCCTCCACCGATCCCTATCACACTGCCGCCGGCGAAGCATCGACCACTGGATGGATTCCTTGAAAAAGACCCACCACTGGAGTGCTGGGTGGACGAAGGGGAACTGGATGCAAAGCGTCCGGGACTAAACATCGTCGACGGGGAAAATCGTGATACCGCATGCACCGCCTGTTTTACGAGCGGGTATGGAAAATCGATCCTGCAGGCGGGTTCCTACCTTCAAGTCGATTCAAGGCTGCGGCGATTCAGCCCTCTCGAAATCGCTCGACTGCTAGGGTTTTCCGACGAATTCAATTGGCCGGAAATGCCCGAACCGATTCGAATGCGGCGGAAGTGGAAACTGTTGGGCAACAGCCTATCGATCCCGGTCGTTCGAGCGGTCCTGAGCTCGCTGGTTCGCGATTGA
- a CDS encoding nucleoside monophosphate kinase: MQRRRFPLLKGLLLFMSPNPVPPAEVADLEIKDAQLIFKTVWEQLEEEIGHEFLRFPKELILLGGAPGAGKGTHTRFVMQARGLTCPPIVISDLLVTREAMAIKDSGGMVGDKEVVAILLRRLLDEEFRDGAVLDGFPRTRVQVECLKLLVDRLNQLYTEFADTPLAINFRRPTIHAMVLFVSEKTSIARQIERGEKVAAHNKEVEETGVGKKWALRSTDLSEATARRRYRVFKEQTWDALKSLKEIYHYHFINAEGPIEEVEENILAELQYQSSLELDPRTYDRLRPLPLAEEIVVHARQLLVKRLDTYELEHTEKFVRTVQVIDEKFMPIIQRHALSGRAQVNSEDQLFHDPLALSMLIDIFSERGYHAVVDKHIQEIPDRVDLQTGEIHRHEKTVFRFQVNFKGSPIRRG, translated from the coding sequence ATGCAACGGCGTCGATTTCCGCTACTCAAAGGTCTGTTACTGTTCATGTCTCCCAATCCTGTTCCCCCCGCCGAAGTTGCTGACCTGGAAATCAAAGACGCCCAACTGATTTTTAAAACGGTTTGGGAGCAGCTGGAAGAAGAAATCGGTCACGAATTCTTAAGGTTTCCGAAAGAATTGATTCTGCTGGGGGGGGCACCCGGTGCTGGTAAAGGCACGCATACCCGGTTTGTCATGCAAGCGCGCGGGCTGACCTGTCCGCCAATCGTGATCAGTGATCTGCTGGTTACCCGTGAAGCTATGGCGATTAAAGATTCAGGTGGGATGGTCGGCGATAAGGAAGTCGTAGCGATCTTGCTGCGCCGCCTGTTGGATGAGGAATTCCGCGATGGTGCCGTGCTGGACGGGTTTCCGCGGACCCGCGTTCAGGTGGAATGCCTGAAGTTGTTGGTCGATCGCTTGAATCAGCTGTACACCGAATTTGCGGATACCCCGTTGGCGATTAATTTTCGTCGCCCAACGATCCACGCCATGGTTTTGTTTGTCAGCGAAAAAACAAGTATCGCCCGGCAAATCGAACGTGGTGAAAAGGTGGCCGCTCACAACAAGGAGGTCGAAGAAACGGGCGTTGGCAAGAAGTGGGCGCTGCGGAGTACGGACCTCAGTGAAGCGACCGCTCGTCGCCGATACCGGGTTTTTAAGGAGCAGACCTGGGACGCTTTGAAGTCTTTGAAGGAAATCTACCATTACCACTTCATCAATGCGGAAGGGCCGATCGAAGAGGTTGAAGAGAACATCCTTGCGGAATTGCAGTATCAAAGTTCGTTAGAGCTGGATCCTCGGACGTACGATCGCTTGCGGCCGCTTCCTCTAGCGGAAGAAATCGTCGTTCACGCTCGCCAGTTGTTGGTGAAGCGGCTGGATACTTATGAACTGGAGCACACTGAAAAGTTCGTCCGTACGGTTCAGGTGATCGACGAAAAATTCATGCCGATCATCCAGCGTCATGCCCTTTCCGGCCGAGCTCAAGTGAATTCGGAAGATCAGCTTTTCCATGACCCGCTCGCGCTGTCCATGTTGATCGATATCTTTTCTGAACGCGGCTACCACGCCGTGGTCGACAAGCATATCCAAGAAATTCCGGATCGAGTCGATTTGCAGACCGGCGAAATTCACCGGCACGAAAAGACGGTCTTCCGCTTTCAGGTGAATTTTAAAGGGTCGCCAATTCGTCGCGGTTAA
- a CDS encoding sensor histidine kinase, producing the protein MPTPPVPPKVNSTLWCGHIVMGFAIICMGLDLHRLNSFGVILLGIVLTSASLILSRRAIQANLQPLVDVAQKLIRENDRWQEGKPTTETRTTLDSPLSRLVDSQNELHRVAARAQKNLQNEFEQLLTILNSMDEGVIAIDSDETILLANTASKKLIRFVTDDARGRPFIEASRNWALCNALRKCLSTGRVQESEIQTVSGPLRTYALRVSCLPGNPPPGAVAVLHDVTELRRLENLRHEFVTNVSHELKTPLASILAYAETLRCGAIHDQENNIGFVQRIEEQAERLHQLIQDMLQIARVETGQETMQIVELSLASAARGTVAQHADVASRKEINVHVECSEDATIQADEDGLNTVLDNLVSNAIKYTPVGGKIVVAVRKTDDEAILEVSDNGIGIAPENQPRVFERFFRADKARSRAVISTGLGLSIVKHLTQAFGGSVAVSSELGNGSTFTLRFPLSAAGDFPPAVNAGPPSP; encoded by the coding sequence ATGCCAACTCCTCCGGTCCCTCCCAAGGTCAATTCGACTCTGTGGTGCGGCCACATTGTGATGGGATTTGCCATTATTTGCATGGGCCTGGACCTCCATCGCCTGAATTCATTCGGGGTCATCTTGCTGGGAATCGTACTGACATCGGCCAGCTTGATCCTATCTCGGCGTGCGATTCAGGCGAATCTTCAGCCGCTGGTCGATGTAGCTCAGAAACTGATTCGCGAAAATGACCGGTGGCAAGAAGGAAAACCGACAACGGAGACCCGCACGACGCTCGATTCCCCTTTGTCGCGTCTGGTCGATTCCCAAAATGAGCTGCATCGCGTGGCGGCCAGAGCTCAAAAAAACCTACAAAACGAATTCGAACAATTACTGACCATCCTAAACAGCATGGATGAAGGGGTGATCGCCATCGACAGCGATGAAACCATCTTGCTGGCCAACACCGCCAGCAAAAAGTTGATTCGTTTTGTCACCGACGACGCCCGCGGACGTCCGTTCATCGAGGCCTCTCGCAACTGGGCACTCTGCAATGCGTTACGAAAATGCCTTTCGACCGGGCGAGTCCAAGAGAGCGAAATCCAAACCGTCTCGGGGCCGCTTCGCACCTACGCCCTTCGCGTCTCCTGTTTGCCGGGCAATCCACCGCCGGGAGCCGTCGCGGTTCTTCACGACGTGACCGAACTGAGGCGTCTAGAGAATCTGCGTCATGAGTTTGTGACCAACGTGTCGCACGAACTGAAAACACCGTTGGCATCCATTTTGGCGTACGCGGAAACCCTCCGCTGCGGAGCCATCCACGATCAAGAAAACAACATTGGATTTGTCCAACGAATTGAAGAACAAGCCGAACGCCTGCACCAATTGATCCAGGACATGCTGCAAATTGCTCGAGTCGAAACAGGGCAGGAAACGATGCAGATCGTGGAACTGTCCCTCGCCAGTGCGGCCAGAGGGACCGTCGCCCAGCATGCCGACGTGGCTTCGCGGAAGGAAATCAATGTCCACGTCGAATGCAGCGAGGATGCCACGATCCAAGCCGACGAAGACGGGCTGAACACCGTCCTTGATAACTTGGTAAGCAACGCGATTAAGTACACTCCCGTCGGAGGAAAAATCGTTGTCGCGGTCAGGAAAACCGACGACGAAGCAATCCTCGAAGTCAGCGACAACGGAATTGGAATCGCCCCCGAGAACCAACCACGCGTCTTCGAACGGTTCTTTCGCGCCGACAAGGCTCGCTCGCGAGCGGTAATCAGCACCGGACTGGGACTTTCGATCGTAAAACACCTCACGCAGGCATTTGGCGGATCAGTCGCCGTATCAAGCGAACTAGGAAACGGAAGCACGTTCACCCTCCGCTTTCCGCTTTCCGCTGCCGGAGACTTCCCCCCTGCAGTCAACGCGGGGCCTCCTTCACCATAA
- a CDS encoding PstS family phosphate ABC transporter substrate-binding protein, producing MTLVSKLFCNGMTLACITLMLTGCESKQSDSTDPVAPVSSLTGDVKIDGSSTVLPISNAIKEKFSEAYPEVNVSVAGSGTGNGFNRFSGKETDISGASRPIKPGELEACKEAGIEFIELPVAYDGLTLVIHPENDWVKQLSIEQLKKIFVGSDAVKKWSDIDPTWPEEDLKIFAPGVGSGTYDYFHEVMAKKDKAELRKDMTLNEDDNVLVQGVAGNKYSIGFFGVAYFEENKDKLQAVPIINPSDDTAYLPTQENIASGKYAPFSRPLLIYVNAASLNNAQVQTLAEYYLQNASETSEQVGYVRLPEEVIQRGIANLDAQKTGSHYVDAEGQSRSGSVADIFVEANRVE from the coding sequence ATGACTTTGGTTTCCAAGCTTTTCTGCAATGGCATGACCCTGGCATGTATCACGCTGATGCTTACCGGATGCGAATCGAAACAGAGCGATTCAACCGACCCAGTGGCCCCTGTGTCGTCTCTCACTGGCGATGTCAAGATCGACGGCAGCAGCACCGTCTTACCGATCAGCAACGCCATCAAGGAAAAATTTTCCGAAGCCTATCCGGAAGTCAATGTTTCGGTCGCGGGGTCGGGGACCGGCAACGGATTCAACCGATTTTCGGGAAAAGAAACCGACATTTCAGGCGCTTCACGCCCGATCAAGCCGGGCGAACTAGAGGCATGCAAAGAAGCGGGAATCGAATTCATCGAATTACCGGTTGCCTACGACGGTTTGACGTTGGTTATCCATCCCGAAAATGACTGGGTGAAGCAACTAAGCATCGAACAGCTAAAGAAAATTTTCGTCGGCAGCGATGCGGTAAAGAAATGGAGCGACATCGACCCGACATGGCCTGAGGAAGATCTCAAGATTTTTGCTCCAGGCGTGGGCTCTGGAACCTACGACTATTTCCACGAGGTCATGGCGAAAAAAGACAAAGCCGAACTTCGCAAAGACATGACGCTGAACGAGGACGACAACGTCCTGGTCCAAGGGGTTGCGGGCAACAAGTACTCGATCGGTTTCTTTGGAGTCGCCTACTTCGAAGAGAACAAAGACAAACTCCAAGCGGTTCCGATCATTAACCCAAGCGATGACACCGCCTACCTGCCGACACAAGAGAATATTGCTTCTGGCAAGTATGCCCCCTTCAGTCGTCCGCTGTTGATCTATGTCAATGCGGCATCGCTAAACAATGCACAGGTTCAGACCCTTGCGGAGTATTACCTGCAAAATGCTTCGGAAACGAGCGAACAGGTTGGCTATGTTCGATTGCCCGAGGAAGTGATTCAAAGGGGGATCGCTAACCTAGACGCGCAAAAAACGGGCAGCCATTACGTCGATGCTGAAGGGCAAAGCCGCAGTGGTTCGGTTGCGGACATTTTTGTCGAGGCAAACCGAGTTGAATAG
- the pstC gene encoding phosphate ABC transporter permease subunit PstC: MSQPAALRNRRFRSTSTAVYSERFVVMMLASCATITVLITAGIIYMLITESWHFFTSDYVNFKQFLTGSEWSALQAKDIKDAEFGIWPLLSGTLRVTMIAMLISLPLGLITAIYLSEFASRRIRGILKPTLEVIAGIPTVVLGYFAVLVISPSLQWVSSGGFDTFNATSAGIAVGILCLPMVCSLSEDALHAVPNALREGAYGLGCTPFETSIKVVVPAALSGIISAFLLAFSRAIGETMVVALAAGTRATATLDPREQSQTMTGFIVEMIKSENEFGTVQYYSLYGVAITLFVITFGMTLLGQLIRRRYRESYE, translated from the coding sequence ATGTCTCAACCGGCTGCCCTCAGAAACCGACGCTTTCGATCGACCTCAACAGCCGTTTATTCAGAACGGTTTGTGGTGATGATGTTGGCGTCCTGTGCCACGATTACGGTTCTTATCACCGCCGGCATTATCTACATGCTGATCACCGAGAGCTGGCATTTTTTCACCAGCGACTACGTGAACTTTAAGCAGTTTCTCACGGGTTCGGAATGGTCGGCGCTTCAGGCCAAAGATATCAAGGACGCCGAATTCGGAATCTGGCCGTTGCTCTCAGGCACCCTGCGAGTGACGATGATTGCGATGCTGATTTCACTGCCGCTGGGCTTGATCACGGCGATCTATTTAAGTGAATTTGCATCACGGCGAATCCGTGGAATTCTGAAGCCGACGCTTGAAGTGATCGCGGGAATTCCAACGGTGGTTCTGGGATACTTTGCCGTCTTGGTAATCAGCCCAAGTTTGCAGTGGGTCAGCAGCGGCGGGTTCGACACTTTCAACGCGACCAGTGCAGGGATCGCGGTCGGGATCCTGTGTCTGCCGATGGTTTGCAGTCTTTCCGAGGACGCCTTACATGCGGTTCCCAATGCCCTTCGCGAAGGAGCCTACGGACTGGGCTGCACCCCTTTTGAAACCTCGATCAAAGTCGTTGTTCCGGCAGCCCTGTCGGGAATCATTTCAGCTTTTCTACTCGCTTTCAGCCGAGCGATCGGAGAGACGATGGTGGTTGCGTTGGCGGCCGGCACCCGCGCCACGGCGACCCTTGACCCGCGTGAACAATCCCAGACGATGACCGGGTTCATCGTCGAAATGATCAAAAGCGAAAACGAGTTTGGCACGGTCCAGTACTACAGTCTGTACGGTGTGGCGATCACACTGTTTGTGATCACCTTTGGGATGACCCTGCTGGGTCAATTAATCCGTCGCCGTTATCGGGAATCCTACGAATGA
- a CDS encoding PstA family ABC transporter permease has protein sequence MSSIPLPAALQRDDHVAMEQKANRRKRMSRWFSILCVIIAFLSVVVLVVLLVSISIQGSSRLSTDLLSNAHSELHPEQAGMWPAIVGTLFVCGVCALGSLPLGIGTAVFLEEFRPRKLELRWLRHRFPDQSKTWDKLASGLYKSIRGFHSFIQLNISNLAGVPSIVYGLLGLSLFVYMFNVFGQIKVNEASGWEIAGAQHYYQVLSLESGQVVLIPQTDRTQSTLTVESPTTGVTPDGKTYEVGVWEPGSPKPTDPSVRRRTVRKGAKGGVFTDRAWYYFRLPFDRSFLAAGLTLALVILPVVIIASQEALRAVPPSMREASLGLGATTWQTTRDVCLPAAIPGIMTGAILSMGRAIGEAAPLLVIMGAAIAKSTGPQHLMDDAVTMPVLIYNWAGRQQAVYQELAAAAIIVLLIVLLLMNSVAIYLRERLSHV, from the coding sequence ATGAGCTCGATCCCTCTTCCTGCCGCCCTGCAACGTGATGACCACGTCGCGATGGAACAGAAGGCGAACCGTCGCAAGCGGATGAGCCGTTGGTTTTCGATCCTATGTGTCATCATCGCGTTCCTCAGCGTTGTTGTGCTGGTTGTGCTGCTGGTATCGATTTCGATCCAGGGAAGCTCACGCTTAAGCACCGACCTTCTAAGCAACGCTCACAGCGAACTCCACCCCGAACAGGCGGGGATGTGGCCAGCGATTGTCGGGACCTTATTTGTTTGCGGTGTGTGCGCCCTAGGATCCCTCCCGCTGGGAATTGGAACCGCTGTTTTCCTTGAAGAGTTCCGTCCGCGAAAATTAGAACTTCGCTGGCTTCGACATCGCTTTCCCGATCAATCGAAGACCTGGGACAAACTTGCCAGCGGACTTTACAAATCGATTCGCGGCTTCCATAGCTTCATTCAATTAAACATTTCCAACCTCGCGGGTGTCCCCTCGATCGTCTACGGACTTTTAGGGCTATCGCTATTCGTTTACATGTTCAATGTCTTTGGGCAAATCAAAGTCAATGAAGCGAGTGGCTGGGAAATCGCGGGTGCCCAACATTACTACCAGGTGCTTTCGCTTGAATCAGGCCAAGTGGTTCTGATCCCGCAAACCGACCGCACGCAATCGACTCTGACGGTTGAAAGCCCAACGACGGGCGTGACCCCCGACGGAAAAACCTACGAGGTCGGAGTCTGGGAGCCAGGTTCTCCAAAACCGACCGACCCTTCCGTACGGCGCCGAACCGTTCGCAAAGGGGCGAAAGGAGGCGTCTTCACCGACCGCGCTTGGTACTACTTCCGGCTTCCCTTCGACCGCAGCTTCCTAGCCGCGGGGCTGACCTTGGCGTTGGTCATCTTACCTGTCGTGATCATTGCTTCCCAAGAAGCCCTCCGCGCGGTCCCGCCATCAATGCGAGAGGCTTCCCTGGGGCTGGGTGCCACCACCTGGCAGACCACCCGCGACGTCTGCTTGCCAGCGGCGATCCCCGGAATCATGACCGGCGCGATTCTATCGATGGGGCGTGCGATCGGTGAAGCGGCTCCACTGCTCGTAATCATGGGAGCCGCGATCGCCAAAAGTACAGGCCCCCAACATTTAATGGACGATGCCGTAACCATGCCCGTTCTGATCTACAATTGGGCTGGGCGTCAACAAGCGGTTTACCAAGAACTTGCGGCGGCAGCGATTATCGTGCTCCTCATCGTATTGCTTCTGATGAACTCCGTTGCAATCTATTTACGGGAGCGGTTAAGCCATGTCTAA
- a CDS encoding phosphate ABC transporter ATP-binding protein, with amino-acid sequence MDTTSERRDTRLGLLPENPLETEPTPSRITLSSVRDTEHEGPAVPCVEIANFNAWYGDFQAIHDLSLIIPHNRVTAFIGPSGCGKSTLLKWINRMNDVVPSARAEGKLILKAIPAEEQGEESASNHRDQSVDTDVLAHSTDVVAMRRRVGIVFQKPNPFPKSIYQNVAFGPRLHLNTSRQDLDELVEWSLRKAALWDEVKDRLHQSALGLSGGQQQRLCIARAIAVGPEVLLMDEPCSALDPASTDRIENLIYELREQYTIVIVTHSMQQASRVSDQTAFFFQGKLIESGTTEQIFTTPKNSQTEDYVTGKFG; translated from the coding sequence ATGGATACGACATCGGAACGACGCGACACGCGACTTGGCCTTTTGCCGGAGAATCCATTGGAAACTGAACCGACCCCAAGCCGCATCACCTTGTCATCGGTGCGTGATACGGAACACGAAGGCCCGGCGGTCCCCTGTGTCGAAATCGCCAACTTCAACGCTTGGTATGGCGATTTCCAAGCGATCCATGATCTCAGTTTGATCATTCCCCACAACCGCGTGACCGCGTTTATCGGCCCCAGTGGCTGCGGCAAAAGCACGCTGCTGAAATGGATCAACCGGATGAACGATGTGGTCCCCAGCGCCCGCGCTGAGGGAAAACTGATCCTCAAAGCCATCCCCGCCGAAGAGCAGGGGGAGGAATCCGCAAGCAACCACCGAGACCAATCGGTCGACACCGATGTCTTGGCACACAGCACCGACGTCGTGGCGATGCGTCGCCGTGTCGGGATCGTGTTTCAGAAACCGAATCCATTCCCGAAATCGATCTACCAGAATGTCGCTTTTGGACCTCGCCTGCACCTGAATACCTCGCGGCAGGATCTGGACGAACTGGTCGAATGGTCGCTGCGAAAAGCGGCTCTGTGGGATGAGGTCAAAGATCGCCTGCATCAATCGGCGCTGGGATTAAGCGGCGGGCAACAACAACGCCTATGTATCGCTAGAGCGATCGCGGTCGGGCCAGAAGTCCTACTGATGGACGAACCCTGCTCGGCATTAGACCCAGCAAGCACCGACCGTATTGAAAACTTGATCTACGAACTACGGGAACAGTACACGATCGTCATCGTGACCCATAGCATGCAGCAAGCCTCGCGAGTGAGCGATCAAACGGCCTTCTTTTTTCAAGGAAAATTGATCGAGAGCGGCACAACCGAACAAATTTTCACCACCCCTAAAAACTCACAGACCGAAGACTACGTCACCGGGAAATTTGGATAA
- the phoU gene encoding phosphate signaling complex protein PhoU — MSRHLERDMDRLQSSILSLSSQVEAMIDKAMLVLCDRRFSLASEVEADDDAIDQEETRIEEECLKMLALHQPVAIDLRRIATVLKINNDLERVADLAVNIAERAQGFGQFPEFEIPPMLRDMSIAAVNMLRRSLDSFVHLDAQMARQVRMMDNEVDDFNIAIIDQLQTTMQQHSALVAPALHCFSAARHLERIGDLATNIAEDVIYLVEGEIIRHKHDPGPTVMTNKHS, encoded by the coding sequence ATGAGCAGGCATCTAGAACGCGATATGGATCGGTTGCAAAGTTCCATCCTGTCGCTCTCCTCCCAGGTCGAAGCAATGATCGACAAGGCGATGCTGGTCCTGTGTGACCGCCGCTTCAGCTTGGCTTCCGAAGTCGAAGCGGACGATGACGCGATCGACCAAGAAGAAACGCGGATTGAAGAAGAGTGTCTGAAAATGCTCGCCTTGCACCAGCCGGTCGCGATCGATCTGCGGCGCATCGCAACGGTCCTGAAAATCAACAATGACCTTGAACGGGTTGCCGACCTGGCGGTCAACATCGCCGAAAGGGCCCAGGGATTCGGACAGTTTCCAGAATTTGAAATCCCGCCAATGCTGCGCGACATGAGCATCGCAGCGGTCAACATGCTCCGCCGCTCGCTGGACTCGTTTGTCCACTTGGATGCTCAAATGGCTCGCCAAGTCCGCATGATGGACAATGAAGTCGATGATTTCAACATCGCGATCATCGATCAACTGCAGACCACCATGCAACAACACTCCGCATTGGTGGCTCCCGCACTGCATTGTTTCTCGGCCGCAAGGCACCTCGAACGCATCGGCGATCTGGCAACCAACATTGCCGAAGATGTCATCTATTTAGTCGAAGGCGAAATCATTCGCCACAAACATGACCCCGGACCAACGGTCATGACAAACAAACACTCTTAG